The following coding sequences are from one Sciurus carolinensis chromosome 11, mSciCar1.2, whole genome shotgun sequence window:
- the Smim35 gene encoding small integral membrane protein 35: protein MRPLYPSAGEDSISTLGLILSVGLSLLLVSILGYSLAKWYQRGYCWEGPNFVFNLYQIRTLKDLEVGPPFTISGHISSPDGGYTKFSNGLV, encoded by the exons ATGAG GCCGCTGTATCCCTCTGCAGGTGAGGACTCCATTAGCACCTTGGGCCTGATCCTCAGCGTGGGGCTGTCGCTGCTGCTCGTGTCCATCCTCGGCTACAGCCTGGCCAAGTGGTACCAGCGTGGGTACTGCTGGGAGG GGCCTAATTTTGTCTTCAACTTGTACCAAATTCG GACCCTGAAGGACCTGGAAGTGGGGCCACCCTTCACCATCAGTGGCCATATCAGCAGCCCGGATGGCGGCTACACGAAGTTCTCCAATGGGCTAGTGTGA